The sequence AACCGAGCACATTTTACTTAGATTGAAATGAGACCGTCCACCGAAACCGTTTACCCAGATAGATTGGAATACAGATTATGCTGTTATCGAGCACGAGCAAAAGCTTGGACTTATCTCGCCCGCAGATCATGGGCATCTTAAATTTAACTCCCGACTCTTTTTCTGACGGTGGGCGTTTTATTGAGCCACAGGCCGCCCTTAAGCATGCCAAGCAGATGCTGATGGATGGCGCCACCTTAATTGATGTTGGCGGTGAGTCGACGCGCCCCGGTGCCGATGCGGTGGTTGAGCAAGCTGAATTAGACCGAGTGATACCGGTGATTGAACTGTTACGCCAAGAGCTAGACTGCTGGATTTCGATTGATACCAGTAAAGCCGTGGTGATGAAAGAAGCGGTGAGCGCGGGCGCCGACTTGATTAACGATATTCGAGCCTTGCGTGAGCCCAATGCCTTACAAGTGGCGGCTGACAGCGGTGCGGCTATTTGCTTAATGCATATGCAAGGTTTGCCCCGCACCATGCAACAGGCACCGGGCTATCAAGATGTGACGGCCGAAGTCGTGGATTTTTTACAGGCGCGAGTACAGGCCTGCATCGAAGTCGGGATCAGCCGAGAACGATTATGCTTAGATCCGGGCTATGGCTTTGGCAAAGGCTTAGATCATAATTATGAATTACTGGGTAAACTTGGCCAACTCAGACTTATGAGCTTGCCGTTATTGGTGGGCATGTCCCGCAAGTCGATGTTAGGGCAGTTGCTCAATCGGGAAGTCGACCAGCGATTAGCAGGCGGGCTGGCCGCGCACTTATTTGCGATAAATCAAGGTGCCCATATTTTGCGGGTGCATGATGTTAAAGAAATGACTGACGCGCTGCGCGTCTGGCAATATGCCGCACATTATCTGACATAAGATTCGAGTATAATAATTTGGTATAAGAGTTGGATATAAGACTCACGAATTAAGAATTGAGTTAAAAATTAGAAATACGCATTAGGGATAAAAAATGAACAGAAAATATTTTGGTACCGACGGTATTCGTGGCCATGTGGGCGAATATCCCATCACACCTGAGTTTGTAATGAAGTTGGGTTGGGCGGCGGGTAAGGTATTATCACAAACCGGCACGAAAAAAGTGTTAATCGGTAAAGATACCCGTATCTCTGGCTATATGTTGGAATCCGCATTAGAAGCAGGCTTGTCTGCGGCAGGCATACAAGCGGCCTTGTTAGGGCCCATGCCGACTCCAGCGATTGCCTATTTGACCCGTACCTTTAGGGCCGAAGCCGGTATTGTGATCAGTGCTTCTCATAATCCGTATTATGACAATGGTATTAAGTTTTTCTCTCATGACGGCACCAAGTTGCCCGATGAAGTCGAGCTGGCCATTGAAGCCATGCTCGATCAACCTATGGACTGTGTAGCTTCTGAGCAGTTAGGTAAGGCTCGCCGAATTATTGATGCGGCGGGGCGTTATATCGAATTTTGCAAGAGCACCTTTCCCTCAGAAATGCACCTCGACGGCTTAACTATCGTTATCGATTGTGCACATGGTGCCACCTATCACATAGCGCCGGCGGTATTTGAAGAGCTGGGGGCTAAAGTGATCCGCACGGGGTGTGAGCCTAACGGTATTAACATTAATGACCAAGTAGGCTCAACCGCGCCAGAAGCCTTGATGGCAGCTGTCGTTGAGCATGGAGCAGACTTAGGTATCGCCTTTGACGGAGACGGTGACCGGTTAGCCATGGTGGATCACACCGGCGCATTACTCGATGGCGATCAAGTGCTCTATATCATGGTGAACAATGCTATTAGGCGAGGCACGCTAGGCGGCGGTGTAGTGGGCACCTTAATGACCAATATGGCACTGGAATTGGCGTTAGCGAAACAAGATATTCCTTTTGTGCGCGCCAATGTCGGCGATCGTTATGTATTGGAGCAGCTCAAGCAACGCGGTTGGAAACTGGGCGGTGAAAATTCCGGACACATTATCAGCCTGGAACACAACAGTACCGGCGACGGCATAGTGGCAGCTTTGCAAGTATTACGTGCCATGGTGTGCAGCAAACAAGACTTGTATACCTTAGGTAAAAGTTTAGTGCTGTTCCCCCAAGTGCTCAATAATGTGCGCTTCACCGCCGATACAGATCCTCTGAACGATGCAGACGTGCAGGCGCGGGTGGCTGAAGCCGAAGCCGAACTGGCCGGCGCCGGACGGGTGCTATTAAGAAAGTCCGGCACTGAGCCATTAATTCGGGTGATGGTGGAAGGGGCAGATTTGGATCAAGTGAGCCGATTGGCCCATTATATTGGCGATGCGGTACGTTAAACGGCGATGGAATGGTCTTTTTGCTGACTTTTCGTTCAGTCGCGCTTTTTTTTTGAAATTGAGCTTGTAACCCACTAAGCCTATGGCTAGTATTAGCCCCGCTCCGGACAGTAGTCTGATGCGGGGCTCAGACGTCAAGCAAAGGTGTAGCTGATGTACGAAATTCTTTTAGTGGTGTATCTGCTTATTGCACTGACCTTAGTTGGTTTGGTGTTGATTCAGCAAGGTAAGGGTGCCGATATGGGCGCTTCCTTCGGTGCAGGTGCCTCCAATACCGTTTTTGGCTCCAGTGGTTCAGGTAACTTTTTAACGAAAGCGACCACGCTATTGGCAGCAGGCTTCTTTATTGTGAGTCTGGCGCTGGGTAATTTATCCAGTAACAGTACCCAACAAGGAAGCGAGTGGGATGACCTTTCTGAAACAGTAGTTCAAGAAAGCACTCCTGCAGGGGACGTCCCCGGCGTGAATAACAGTGATGTACCTTCTGTTATCAGCAGCGACGTACCTGAGTAATAGATTTGCCGTGGTGGTGGAATTGGTAGACACGCTATCTTGAGGGGGTAGTGCCTGTATGGGCGTGCGGGTTCAATTCCCGCTCACGGCACCAATTATGTTAGCTTGAATTTCAAATTCAAAATAACTATAATTCCACGTAGTTTGAATTAGTTTAATTCTACGTAATTTTTCGGACGCGGGATGGAGCAGTCTGGTAGCTCGTCGGGCTCATAACCCGAAGGTCGTCGGTTCAAATCCGGCTCCCGCAACCAATTCCTCACATTTATTGCAGTGGTGAAGCTACCCTGTGATAAGTGGTTGTCGTAAGACAACAGTCAGGGTCCAGGTGAATAGCCCCGATTTGATGATCGGGGCTTTTTGTTATCTGCACGTTAGCACCCAATTAGGGTGCACATTCACTGGGCTGCGAGCCCTTTTTTTGTTTTCGGAGGGTAGCTTTGGCTACATTGGAACAACGATTGACCGAAATGCTGACAGAGCCCGTAGAGGCTTTGGGCTTTGAATTGCTAGGGCTCGAATTCGTCCGTGCCGGGCGGCATTCGACCTTACGTTTGTATATCGACCATGAAAACGGTATTCAAGTCGCCGACTGTGCTGAGGTAAGCCGGCAGGTGAGTGCCGTAATGGACGTGGAAGATCCCATTACTACCGAATATGATCTGGAAGTCTCTTCGCCAGGTATGGCTCGCCCCTTATTCAAACCTGCTCATTACCAAGCCATTATTGGTGAACAGGTTGAATTGTCCCTGCGCATGGCGGTGAATAATCATCGTAAGTTAAGCGGACTCCTAGTGGCAGTAGATGACACCCTGATCAGACTGGAGGTAGACGGAACTGAGTTCCCGATTGCTTTCGCTAATATCCAAAAAGCACATCTGGTTCCGAACTTTGACTAACGAGGCAGTCGGACATGAATAAAGAAATATTGCTAGTGGTAGATGCGGTTTCTAACGAAAAAGCATTGCCTCGCGAAAAGATTTTTGAAGCCTTAGAAACGGCATTAGCCACGGCGACGAAAAAGAAATATGACGGAGATATCCTAGTACGAGTCGAAATCGATCGTAAGAGCGGTAACTTCGAAACCTTCCGTCGTTGGCAAGTCGTGGAAAGTCAGGAAACCCTGACCAACCCTTACGGCGAAATCACACTGGAAGCGGCACAAATTGATGAGCCAGAAATTCAAGTTGGCGACTTCGTCGAAGACGACATCGATTCTGTGACCTTTGACCGCATCACCACCCAAACCGCCAAGCAAGTGATCGTACAAAAAGTACGTGAAGCCGAGCGTATGCAAGTGGTTGAGCAGTTTAAAGATCAAGAAGGCGAGATCATTAGCGGTGTGGTGAAAAAAGCCACCCGTGAGAATGTGATTTTAGATCTGGGTAATAACGCTGAAGCGGTGATTTTCCGTGAAGACATGTTACCGCGCGAAACCTTTCGCAGCGGCGACCGGGTGCGTGGCCTACTTTATGCCGTGCGTCCAGAAGCACGCGGTGCACAGCTATTTATTAGCCGCAGCAACCCTGACTTCTTGAAAGAGCTGTTTCGCATTGAGGTGCCAGAGATTGGCGAAGAAGTTATCGATATCATGGGTGCTGCACGCGACCCAGGTAGCCGTGCCAAGATCGCCGTTAAAACCAACGACCGCCGCATAGACCCCATTGGTGCATGTGTGGGCATGCGTGGTGCCCGAGTGCAAGCCGTATCCGGTGAGCTTAATGGCGAGCGCGTTGATATCGTACTGTGGGATGATAATCCTGCACAGTTTGTGATCAACGCCATGGCGCCGGCTGACGTCTCTTCTATCATCGTCGATGAAGATGCGCATTCCATGGATATAGCCGTGGAGTCAGGCAACTTGGCGCAAGCCATCGGTCGTAATGGTCAAAACGTACGTTTGGCCGCCCAGCTAACTGGCTGGGAGTTGAACGTGATGACGGTCGAAGATTTACAGAACAAACATCAGGTCGAAAGCGATAAGATCATCAATCTCTTTATTCAACATCTGGATATTGACGATGATTTTGCAGGCTTGCTTATGGAAGAAGGCTTTTCCTCGTTGGAAGAAATTGCCTATGTACCGGTTAGCGAGTTATTGAGCGTTGAAGGCCTAGATGAAGAGATGGTGGAGGAGCTGCGTAATCGTGCCAAGGCTGCCCTGACCACTCGAGCGCTAGCGCAAGAAGAATCATTCGAAGGGGTAGAGCCAGCAGAAGATTTGCTCGCATTGCCCTCCATGACCCGGGAGCTGGCGTATGCGCTTGCCGCCCGTGGTGTTGCGGATCTGGAACAACTAGCAGAGCAGGGCATTGACGATCTTGAAGGAATTGAAGATCTGAGTGAAACCCTAGCTGGGGAGCTGATTATGGCGGCCCGTAATATCTGTTGGTTTGGTGACCAGACCGAAGAATAAGATCAGCGGAGGTATATTAATGGCAGAAGTTACATTATCGCAGCTCGCCAGCGACATAGACACATCAGTTGACCGTCTTGTACAGCAGTTTCGTGAAGCCGGCATGGAGAAATCCGTCGGTGATTCCGTATCGGAAACCGAAAAAGCCGATTTGCTGACATTTCTTAAGAAACAGCATGGCGGTGCGGCAGACGAGCCTAAGCGTATGACACTGCAGCGCAAAACCATGAGCACCTTAAATGTGCCCGTGGTTGGCGGTAAGAGCAAAGAAGTACAGGTGGAAGTGCGCAAAAAACGCACTTACGTCCGACGTGACACGGCTGAAGAGCTGCAGCGTCAACAAGAATCAGAAGAGCAGGCGCGTTTAGCAGCAGAAACGCAGGCTCAACAGCAAGCCGAAGAGCAAGCCAAGCGTGAAGCCGACGAGAAAGCTAAACGTGAAGCGCAAGATAAAGCCAAGCATGACGCGCAAGACAAAGCTCGCCAGGCTCAGCCGCAAGCTCAGAACACCAAAGAGCAGGGGAAAGCAAAACCCCAAAGCAAAGAGCCGAAAAAGGTGGACAATATGGCCAAGAGCGAAGCAGAAAAGTTAACCGCGCAGCGTGAGCAAGAAATCTTGCGTAAGGCCGAGCAAGATGCCAAAGAAAAAGCTG comes from Oceanisphaera profunda and encodes:
- the secG gene encoding preprotein translocase subunit SecG; this encodes MYEILLVVYLLIALTLVGLVLIQQGKGADMGASFGAGASNTVFGSSGSGNFLTKATTLLAAGFFIVSLALGNLSSNSTQQGSEWDDLSETVVQESTPAGDVPGVNNSDVPSVISSDVPE
- the nusA gene encoding transcription termination factor NusA is translated as MNKEILLVVDAVSNEKALPREKIFEALETALATATKKKYDGDILVRVEIDRKSGNFETFRRWQVVESQETLTNPYGEITLEAAQIDEPEIQVGDFVEDDIDSVTFDRITTQTAKQVIVQKVREAERMQVVEQFKDQEGEIISGVVKKATRENVILDLGNNAEAVIFREDMLPRETFRSGDRVRGLLYAVRPEARGAQLFISRSNPDFLKELFRIEVPEIGEEVIDIMGAARDPGSRAKIAVKTNDRRIDPIGACVGMRGARVQAVSGELNGERVDIVLWDDNPAQFVINAMAPADVSSIIVDEDAHSMDIAVESGNLAQAIGRNGQNVRLAAQLTGWELNVMTVEDLQNKHQVESDKIINLFIQHLDIDDDFAGLLMEEGFSSLEEIAYVPVSELLSVEGLDEEMVEELRNRAKAALTTRALAQEESFEGVEPAEDLLALPSMTRELAYALAARGVADLEQLAEQGIDDLEGIEDLSETLAGELIMAARNICWFGDQTEE
- the glmM gene encoding phosphoglucosamine mutase, producing the protein MNRKYFGTDGIRGHVGEYPITPEFVMKLGWAAGKVLSQTGTKKVLIGKDTRISGYMLESALEAGLSAAGIQAALLGPMPTPAIAYLTRTFRAEAGIVISASHNPYYDNGIKFFSHDGTKLPDEVELAIEAMLDQPMDCVASEQLGKARRIIDAAGRYIEFCKSTFPSEMHLDGLTIVIDCAHGATYHIAPAVFEELGAKVIRTGCEPNGININDQVGSTAPEALMAAVVEHGADLGIAFDGDGDRLAMVDHTGALLDGDQVLYIMVNNAIRRGTLGGGVVGTLMTNMALELALAKQDIPFVRANVGDRYVLEQLKQRGWKLGGENSGHIISLEHNSTGDGIVAALQVLRAMVCSKQDLYTLGKSLVLFPQVLNNVRFTADTDPLNDADVQARVAEAEAELAGAGRVLLRKSGTEPLIRVMVEGADLDQVSRLAHYIGDAVR
- the rimP gene encoding ribosome maturation factor RimP, yielding MATLEQRLTEMLTEPVEALGFELLGLEFVRAGRHSTLRLYIDHENGIQVADCAEVSRQVSAVMDVEDPITTEYDLEVSSPGMARPLFKPAHYQAIIGEQVELSLRMAVNNHRKLSGLLVAVDDTLIRLEVDGTEFPIAFANIQKAHLVPNFD
- the folP gene encoding dihydropteroate synthase; the protein is MLLSSTSKSLDLSRPQIMGILNLTPDSFSDGGRFIEPQAALKHAKQMLMDGATLIDVGGESTRPGADAVVEQAELDRVIPVIELLRQELDCWISIDTSKAVVMKEAVSAGADLINDIRALREPNALQVAADSGAAICLMHMQGLPRTMQQAPGYQDVTAEVVDFLQARVQACIEVGISRERLCLDPGYGFGKGLDHNYELLGKLGQLRLMSLPLLVGMSRKSMLGQLLNREVDQRLAGGLAAHLFAINQGAHILRVHDVKEMTDALRVWQYAAHYLT